A genome region from Actinobacillus arthritidis includes the following:
- a CDS encoding YadA-like family protein, with protein MNKIFKVIWDHSSQTWIAVSELSKTKNKKSTTQAVAVAGFVLLSNNLLVASGTFETSANDSTVNGIIANNINQQLMIGQDLNNFFNLSNAVFLGHNIQDILTTDSDGSYPPYRYVTHVGNDITSSGASVMVGNNLTGGLGAVVVGQDINVSTKWSHLYGFTTTGVYFGSNITANVNKATPQLDTVAVGRNLILEGNNSVNFGLWNVGKSTSGTEDGDEQVLLGSFNNATGPTSTAIGYHNSVARYALAMGKDSKAEDYRNTAIGLQAIADGDFDTTSIGAKTIASGSLSLAMGVDSTAWGSKGSVAIGINSRSSDAQFLVVDGQNVPITRGTKALKATLAYATTNEDQVTAFKNIELSKGFTFTQATTIKGVTYASGDDIPQAILNAGYLTSNGRGGWATESPVAMGTNAIAQMYRSVAVGYNAYSLAKGRLPSTAIGSSAEALNEGATAVGTNVKATHVNSSAIGTGAMAQGSSSSALGSYAKAYDSDTVAVGLNAVAGTVDNANNSGVVAVAIGRNSQAIAEKSFAGGDGAKALAPNTIAIGRDATADKGSGIAIGDGAKATPADTGVGAIAIGLKSKVATQNGIAIGNSAEIGSGHQSTTVGASSKALGSESVAFGFGANASFASSLALGPLTKSSNWNTVAVGREANASGVNAIAIGKTANASGVNTIVMGESAKATENHGIAFGMGAVANVARSVALGNFAETTSALSTITAGTTAVKSGTVNGVTYGNFVVAKPSAGVISVGKVGDERRIQNVAAGLISEESTDAINGSQLYFALDKAQHHYYSVNDNDFIIKGNYQNDGAKASGSLGAGVNALAQGSSSIAMGTDAQSFSVESIAIGTLSRIKGMFSIGLGSEVYTDANHSVGIGAGSSVGANGDSAVAIGYLSSTDVKDSVALGSYSATTTATPVNSATVNGVAYSGFAGSTPLSVVSVGDVGAERQIQNVATGQISATSTDAINGSQLYAVANTLSNPRWRLTTGVLAGSTGINTGSSDYQVKADDQIKFTAGNNIQIDQKDNEITISAVGQNGKDGVDGKSITITSSTILDDGGTEVIFSDGTKITIPSGAKGPTGDKGPTGDKGAKGETGDKGPTGDKGETGDKGETGDKGVTGDKGETGDKGETGDKGATGDKGETGDKGATGDKGETGDKGATGDKGETGDKGVTGDKGETGDKGETGDKGATGDKGETGDKGATGDKGETGDKGATGDKGETGDKGLTGDKGETGDKGATGDKGETGDKGLTGDKGATGDKGETGDKGLTGDKGETGDKGATGDKGETGDKGLTGDKGETGDKGATGDKGETGDKGATGDKGETGDKGETGDKGATGDKGETGDKGATGDKGVTGDKGETGDKGATGDKGETGDKGATGDKGETGDKGATGDKGETGDKGATGDKGETGDKGLTGDKGATGDKGETGDKGPIGDKGPIGDKGVTGDIGGTGSWIATADQGVDGGEVSGQSNELINSGETVTFDAGKNMKLVQENGKFTYATKDNVTFNQMNATTVVVGDPKDPAKSTTLTSGDNGLDVGGDKISNVADGDISPNSKQAVNGSQLYNYVNVNGKPATNKDGKVNFVNGSNTNVSVDPNTGDIAYNVNNTTLNVADSGNVTVPTGEEANKFVNAGDLANTLNNVAWNVEAKAVEGTTGKSEYKDSDKVKAGDKVSINAGNNIVVSGSGRNINIATSKTPEFTSVQVGNNTVISEGKDVDGNTAVKVGNKDGSPTRITNVKAGKARTDAVNVGQLKEEIGGVNRRINKVNKDLRAGIAGANAAGLPQVYIPGKSMVATSAGTFKGESAVAVGYSQASDNGKVILKLQGNANTRGDVGGSVGVGYQW; from the coding sequence ATGAATAAAATTTTTAAGGTAATTTGGGATCACTCATCGCAAACATGGATAGCGGTGTCTGAGTTATCTAAAACAAAGAACAAAAAGAGTACGACACAAGCGGTTGCCGTAGCAGGTTTTGTTTTATTAAGTAATAACCTACTTGTCGCAAGCGGTACATTTGAGACTAGTGCAAATGATTCTACGGTTAACGGTATTATTGCAAACAATATTAACCAACAACTTATGATTGGTCAGGATCTCAATAATTTCTTTAATTTAAGTAATGCAGTCTTTTTAGGTCATAATATTCAAGATATATTAACTACAGATTCTGATGGTAGTTATCCTCCTTATCGGTATGTGACCCATGTAGGTAATGATATTACTTCATCGGGCGCAAGCGTAATGGTAGGTAATAACTTAACAGGTGGTTTAGGAGCTGTTGTTGTTGGTCAAGATATTAATGTTTCAACCAAATGGTCACACCTATACGGTTTTACAACAACTGGAGTATACTTCGGTAGTAATATTACTGCAAATGTAAATAAGGCGACACCTCAACTAGATACAGTTGCAGTGGGGCGAAATCTTATTTTAGAGGGTAATAATTCAGTAAACTTTGGTCTTTGGAACGTAGGTAAATCGACGTCAGGCACAGAAGATGGTGACGAACAAGTACTTTTAGGTTCATTTAATAATGCTACTGGTCCTACATCTACGGCTATTGGTTATCATAACTCTGTCGCTCGATATGCCCTTGCAATGGGTAAAGATTCAAAAGCGGAAGATTATAGGAATACGGCAATCGGTCTTCAGGCAATTGCTGATGGTGATTTTGATACAACTTCTATCGGTGCTAAGACTATTGCATCGGGTTCTCTCTCATTAGCTATGGGTGTGGACTCTACCGCTTGGGGGAGTAAAGGCTCAGTAGCAATCGGTATAAATTCACGTTCATCAGATGCACAATTTTTAGTGGTAGATGGACAAAATGTACCTATTACGCGTGGTACAAAAGCATTAAAAGCGACTTTAGCGTACGCAACGACTAATGAAGATCAAGTTACCGCTTTTAAAAATATTGAGTTAAGTAAAGGTTTTACTTTTACTCAAGCGACCACGATCAAGGGTGTAACCTATGCTAGCGGTGATGACATTCCTCAGGCTATACTGAATGCAGGATATTTAACTTCAAACGGTAGAGGCGGTTGGGCTACTGAAAGTCCCGTAGCTATGGGTACTAATGCGATTGCACAGATGTATCGTAGTGTAGCAGTGGGTTATAATGCGTATTCATTGGCTAAAGGGCGACTTCCAAGTACCGCAATTGGTAGTTCTGCGGAAGCGTTGAATGAAGGTGCAACTGCGGTAGGTACAAATGTTAAAGCGACACATGTAAATTCTTCAGCAATTGGTACTGGAGCAATGGCACAAGGCTCTTCATCATCTGCTTTAGGTTCATATGCAAAAGCATATGACAGTGATACGGTTGCAGTGGGCTTAAATGCAGTAGCTGGTACGGTGGATAATGCAAATAATAGTGGTGTGGTCGCGGTTGCGATTGGTCGTAATAGCCAAGCAATTGCTGAAAAATCTTTTGCCGGTGGTGATGGTGCAAAAGCACTAGCACCAAATACGATAGCCATAGGTAGAGATGCAACTGCGGATAAAGGTTCTGGTATTGCGATTGGTGATGGTGCAAAAGCGACTCCAGCAGACACTGGTGTCGGTGCTATTGCTATTGGCTTGAAATCAAAGGTAGCGACTCAAAACGGTATTGCTATTGGTAATAGTGCTGAAATTGGTAGTGGTCATCAATCAACTACGGTTGGAGCATCATCGAAAGCTTTAGGTAGTGAGTCCGTCGCTTTTGGTTTTGGTGCGAATGCCTCGTTTGCATCTTCATTGGCACTTGGCCCATTAACAAAATCATCTAATTGGAATACAGTTGCAGTTGGTCGAGAAGCGAATGCTTCAGGAGTGAATGCAATTGCGATAGGTAAAACTGCGAATGCATCAGGAGTAAATACGATTGTAATGGGGGAAAGTGCGAAGGCTACGGAAAACCATGGCATTGCATTCGGTATGGGGGCGGTAGCAAATGTTGCACGTTCTGTTGCATTAGGTAATTTTGCTGAAACGACGAGTGCATTATCAACAATAACAGCGGGTACAACGGCAGTTAAGTCGGGTACGGTCAATGGTGTTACATATGGTAATTTTGTCGTTGCTAAACCAAGTGCAGGGGTAATTTCTGTTGGTAAAGTTGGCGATGAGCGTCGTATCCAAAACGTAGCGGCAGGTTTAATCTCAGAAGAATCAACCGATGCAATCAACGGTTCACAGCTTTACTTCGCATTAGATAAAGCACAACATCATTATTATAGTGTAAATGATAATGATTTCATAATTAAAGGCAACTATCAAAATGATGGTGCTAAAGCTAGTGGTTCATTAGGCGCAGGTGTTAATGCTTTGGCTCAAGGAAGTAGCTCTATTGCAATGGGTACAGATGCTCAATCTTTCAGTGTCGAATCTATTGCCATTGGTACCCTTTCAAGGATAAAGGGGATGTTTAGTATTGGATTAGGTTCTGAAGTTTATACTGATGCTAACCACAGTGTTGGTATCGGAGCAGGCAGTTCAGTAGGTGCTAATGGCGATAGTGCTGTAGCTATTGGTTATTTATCAAGTACAGATGTAAAAGATTCTGTTGCTTTAGGTTCATATTCAGCAACTACAACAGCCACCCCTGTAAATTCAGCAACAGTAAACGGTGTAGCTTATTCAGGTTTTGCTGGAAGTACACCATTATCTGTGGTGTCAGTAGGTGATGTTGGGGCTGAGCGTCAAATTCAGAATGTTGCGACCGGTCAAATTTCTGCAACATCAACCGATGCGATCAATGGTTCACAGCTTTATGCAGTTGCAAACACGTTAAGTAACCCTAGATGGAGATTAACAACTGGTGTACTTGCAGGCTCAACGGGTATAAATACTGGCTCAAGTGATTATCAAGTTAAAGCTGATGATCAAATTAAATTTACTGCTGGAAATAATATTCAGATTGATCAAAAAGATAATGAAATTACTATTTCTGCAGTTGGGCAAAATGGTAAAGATGGTGTTGACGGAAAATCTATTACGATTACAAGTAGCACGATACTTGATGATGGTGGTACTGAAGTTATTTTCTCAGATGGTACGAAGATCACGATTCCTAGCGGTGCAAAAGGTCCAACTGGTGATAAAGGCCCAACAGGCGATAAAGGTGCCAAAGGCGAAACTGGCGATAAAGGTCCAACCGGAGACAAAGGCGAAACTGGAGACAAAGGTGAAACTGGCGATAAAGGTGTAACTGGAGACAAAGGTGAAACTGGAGACAAAGGTGAAACTGGCGATAAAGGTGCAACCGGAGACAAAGGTGAAACTGGCGATAAAGGTGCAACCGGAGACAAAGGTGAAACTGGCGATAAAGGTGCAACCGGAGACAAAGGTGAAACTGGCGATAAAGGTGTAACTGGAGACAAAGGTGAAACTGGCGATAAAGGTGAAACTGGCGATAAAGGTGCAACCGGAGACAAAGGTGAAACTGGCGATAAAGGTGCAACCGGAGACAAAGGTGAAACAGGCGATAAAGGTGCAACCGGAGACAAAGGTGAAACAGGCGATAAAGGTTTAACTGGAGACAAAGGTGAAACTGGCGATAAAGGTGCAACCGGAGACAAAGGTGAGACCGGTGATAAAGGCTTAACTGGTGATAAAGGTGCAACCGGAGACAAAGGCGAAACTGGCGATAAAGGTTTAACTGGAGACAAAGGTGAAACAGGCGATAAAGGTGCAACCGGAGACAAAGGTGAAACAGGCGATAAAGGTTTAACTGGAGACAAAGGTGAAACTGGCGATAAAGGTGCAACCGGAGACAAAGGCGAAACTGGCGATAAAGGTGCAACCGGAGACAAAGGTGAAACTGGAGACAAAGGTGAAACTGGCGATAAAGGTGCAACCGGAGACAAAGGTGAAACTGGCGATAAAGGTGCAACCGGTGATAAAGGTGTAACTGGAGACAAAGGTGAAACTGGCGATAAAGGTGCAACCGGAGACAAAGGTGAAACTGGCGATAAAGGTGCAACCGGAGACAAAGGTGAAACTGGCGATAAAGGTGCAACCGGAGACAAAGGTGAAACTGGCGATAAAGGTGCAACCGGAGACAAAGGTGAGACCGGTGATAAAGGCTTAACTGGTGATAAAGGTGCAACCGGAGACAAAGGCGAAACTGGCGATAAAGGTCCAATCGGAGATAAAGGTCCAATCGGAGATAAAGGTGTAACTGGAGATATTGGTGGAACCGGTAGTTGGATCGCAACAGCAGATCAAGGTGTTGATGGCGGAGAAGTGTCAGGTCAATCGAATGAGCTTATTAATTCGGGTGAAACGGTAACTTTCGATGCAGGTAAAAATATGAAACTTGTTCAAGAAAACGGCAAGTTTACGTATGCAACCAAAGACAATGTGACATTTAACCAAATGAATGCTACAACCGTTGTGGTAGGCGATCCGAAAGATCCAGCTAAATCTACAACATTAACATCAGGCGACAACGGCTTAGATGTGGGTGGCGATAAGATTAGCAACGTTGCAGACGGCGATATTTCTCCGAACAGCAAGCAAGCGGTTAACGGTAGTCAGTTATACAATTACGTGAATGTAAACGGTAAACCGGCAACGAACAAAGACGGTAAAGTTAACTTTGTAAACGGTTCTAATACCAATGTTTCTGTTGACCCGAATACGGGTGACATTGCATACAATGTTAACAATACAACGTTAAATGTTGCTGATTCAGGTAATGTAACTGTTCCAACCGGCGAAGAAGCGAATAAGTTTGTAAATGCAGGTGATCTTGCAAATACACTTAACAATGTGGCTTGGAACGTGGAAGCTAAAGCGGTTGAAGGTACGACAGGTAAATCTGAGTACAAAGACAGCGATAAAGTGAAAGCGGGCGATAAAGTCAGCATTAATGCAGGTAACAATATCGTTGTTAGCGGTTCGGGTAGAAATATCAATATCGCAACTTCAAAAACACCTGAGTTTACTTCAGTACAAGTTGGTAACAATACAGTAATCAGTGAAGGTAAAGACGTTGATGGCAATACCGCGGTTAAAGTAGGTAACAAAGACGGTTCTCCAACACGTATTACTAATGTGAAAGCTGGTAAAGCTCGTACTGATGCGGTGAACGTAGGTCAATTAAAAGAGGAAATCGGTGGTGTAAACCGCCGTATCAACAAAGTTAATAAAGACTTACGTGCGGGTATCGCGGGTGCAAATGCGGCAGGTTTACCACAAGTTTACATTCCGGGTAAATCAATGGTTGCGACTTCTGCGGGTACATTTAAAGGCGAAAGTGCGGTAGCGGTAGGTTACTCTCAAGCGTCTGATAATGGTAAAGTTATCTTAAAACTTCAAGGTAATGCGAATACTCGTGGTGACGTTGGTGGCTCTGTGGGTGTAGGTTACCAATGGTAA
- a CDS encoding HI_0552 family protein: MLNAKSCELFEIPFFQFAQMKKYCPEDIPLIKAHYKAEWQKWKALHLDVARQLGMPFAEPHIEKWCNGWQVRSHFFAYYKYEFNRNSAAILSVILNRRRLQVCLDWHCYRADRSQISLAQYNQWLEKLDRSQYQDFEVWHGAESEYADFKTLKETDLLSLENEEDFWCIGRNIEKAELDQIDMAEFIYQTIRQLLPLYEACHRK, from the coding sequence ATGCTGAATGCCAAAAGTTGTGAATTATTTGAAATCCCGTTTTTTCAATTTGCACAAATGAAAAAATATTGTCCGGAAGATATTCCGCTCATTAAAGCACATTACAAAGCGGAGTGGCAAAAGTGGAAAGCGTTGCATTTAGACGTGGCTCGTCAGCTTGGTATGCCGTTTGCCGAACCGCATATTGAAAAATGGTGTAACGGTTGGCAGGTACGGTCGCACTTTTTTGCTTATTACAAATATGAATTTAACCGTAATTCTGCGGCAATCTTATCGGTGATTTTAAATCGCCGCCGTTTACAGGTGTGTTTGGATTGGCATTGTTACCGAGCGGATCGTTCGCAGATTTCATTAGCGCAATATAATCAATGGTTGGAAAAATTAGATCGTTCTCAATACCAAGATTTTGAAGTATGGCACGGTGCGGAAAGTGAATATGCCGATTTTAAAACGCTGAAAGAAACCGATTTATTATCGCTTGAAAATGAAGAAGATTTTTGGTGTATCGGACGTAATATCGAAAAAGCCGAGCTCGATCAGATTGATATGGCGGAATTTATTTACCAAACCATTCGCCAATTATTACCGCTGTATGAAGCGTGTCATAGAAAATAG
- the cgtA gene encoding Obg family GTPase CgtA: protein MKFIDEALIRVEAGDGGNGCVSFRREKYIPKGGPDGGDGGDGGDVYLIADENLNTLIDYRFEKRYATGRGENGRSAGCTGHRGNDITLRVPVGTRAIDNDTQEVIGDLTKHGMKMLVAKGGYHGLGNTRFKSSVNRAPRQKTNGTPGEKRDLLLELMLLADVGMLGLPNAGKSTFIRAVSVAKPKVADYPFTTLVPSLGVARVGADRSFVVADIPGLIEGAADGAGLGIRFLKHLERCRVLIHLVDIMPIDESDPAQNISVIESELYQYSEKLSEKPTWLVFNKIDTIGEEEAQVRAQEIAEQIGWEGDYYLISAATGQNVQNLTRDIMDFIEANPREVAEENKEADEVKFKWDDYHQEAMQNPIEEDWDDFDDDWSEEDEEGVEFVYTRS from the coding sequence ATGAAATTTATTGATGAAGCCCTGATTCGTGTTGAAGCAGGTGATGGCGGTAACGGTTGTGTAAGTTTCCGCCGTGAAAAATATATCCCGAAAGGTGGGCCGGACGGCGGTGATGGCGGTGACGGCGGTGATGTTTATTTAATCGCTGACGAAAACCTAAATACGCTTATCGACTACCGTTTTGAAAAACGTTACGCAACAGGTCGTGGTGAAAATGGTCGTAGCGCCGGCTGTACCGGACACCGTGGTAACGATATTACTTTACGTGTGCCGGTCGGTACGCGAGCGATCGACAATGACACTCAAGAAGTGATTGGTGACTTAACCAAACACGGTATGAAAATGTTGGTGGCAAAAGGTGGTTATCACGGTTTAGGGAATACCCGTTTTAAATCGTCGGTAAACCGTGCGCCTCGCCAAAAAACTAACGGTACACCGGGCGAAAAACGTGATTTATTACTTGAGTTAATGTTACTTGCCGATGTTGGTATGCTTGGCTTACCGAATGCCGGTAAATCAACCTTTATCCGTGCCGTATCGGTCGCAAAACCGAAAGTAGCGGATTATCCGTTTACTACACTTGTGCCAAGTTTAGGCGTGGCACGTGTCGGTGCGGATCGCAGTTTCGTGGTAGCGGATATTCCGGGCTTAATTGAAGGTGCGGCGGATGGTGCCGGTTTAGGTATTCGTTTCTTAAAACACCTTGAGCGTTGCCGTGTGTTAATTCACTTAGTCGATATTATGCCGATTGATGAAAGCGATCCGGCACAAAATATTTCGGTGATTGAAAGCGAGCTTTACCAATATAGTGAAAAATTATCGGAAAAACCGACTTGGTTAGTATTCAATAAGATTGATACGATTGGCGAAGAAGAAGCACAAGTTCGTGCGCAAGAAATCGCTGAACAAATCGGTTGGGAAGGTGATTATTACCTAATTTCTGCCGCAACCGGTCAAAACGTGCAAAACCTGACCCGTGATATTATGGACTTTATCGAAGCGAACCCTCGTGAAGTCGCAGAAGAAAATAAAGAAGCGGATGAAGTGAAATTCAAATGGGATGATTACCATCAAGAAGCAATGCAAAACCCTATCGAAGAAGATTGGGATGACTTTGATGATGATTGGTCGGAAGAAGATGAAGAAGGTGTGGAATTTGTGTACACCCGTAGCTAA
- a CDS encoding VOC family protein has translation MIQENAKFYEKMTAYFGDFSEFQQKIQQIAHLAMLDLNQFKIDHLAVRMNDWQTAEQWRSFLLEQGELLKESEVNGRPIALIKLSQPLSFLGQAVSIIELPFPKDKVYPQQGWEHIEIVYPMKKNETVEQWVERTLKQFHLKINANLELKISQPQVEGERLPNPSIAISLKNKTYSNPYCLKLHPYDINAVVRSEDHF, from the coding sequence ATGATACAAGAAAATGCAAAATTTTACGAGAAAATGACCGCTTATTTTGGCGATTTTTCTGAATTTCAACAAAAAATTCAGCAAATTGCCCATTTGGCGATGCTGGATTTAAATCAGTTTAAAATTGACCATTTAGCAGTCAGAATGAATGACTGGCAGACTGCTGAACAATGGCGCTCATTCTTACTTGAACAAGGTGAATTGTTAAAAGAAAGCGAAGTAAACGGACGACCAATAGCCCTTATCAAACTCAGTCAGCCGTTATCTTTTTTAGGGCAAGCGGTTTCAATTATCGAATTACCGTTCCCGAAAGATAAAGTTTATCCGCAACAAGGTTGGGAACATATTGAAATAGTTTACCCAATGAAGAAAAACGAAACGGTTGAGCAATGGGTTGAACGTACCTTAAAACAATTTCATTTAAAAATTAATGCCAATCTTGAACTTAAAATCAGCCAACCACAGGTAGAAGGCGAGCGTTTACCCAATCCAAGTATTGCAATTTCATTAAAAAATAAAACTTATTCCAATCCTTATTGTCTAAAGCTCCACCCTTATGATATAAATGCGGTGGTCCGTTCAGAGGATCATTTCTGA
- a CDS encoding M13 family metallopeptidase: protein MKKTFLTCSLVLAVSGCSSSYQSTLTEGVDNTVAPQQDFYRFVNGKWLAKAQIPADRTSWGTLAELNELNEQRSIKFLHAVISEPKFANDAKAQRLKALYETYTDLNAREQAGISPIAKDIEQIKQINTFADLKRYLIEETKAGNEVLFGWSVFAHLKNSRQNGVYLSNVDLGLSNDYFQKDTPENRATLKLYQEYIAQILSYAKVENPATKAKAIVAYEKAIAKTLFTNEEDRDIQKRYNPTNMTQLNRLSKNIDLAQYLQAVGVETDEVILYEPRYFQALDQLINPQNLAVIKDYLLFRTLSDNAPYLNKAMDDVRFEFYGKKLVGQKQQRPLEKRALATINSWLGQEFAQFYVAEFFPQSAKNDVLEMAKYLVKAYHHRIDNLAWMSAETKQKAKAKLDKFIVEVGYPNKWRDYSNLTLKTVAQGGTLYANMQQIAKWSYDYNLAKVGKPVDLNEWGMLPQVVNASYSPLMNRIVFPAGILQAPLYSQQADPAVNFGAIGAIIGHEITHGFDDSGSKFDGEGNLKDWWTADDRKKFEALADKLVAQFDQFEVAPKVFVNGRFTLGENIADLGGLSIAYDALKLYEQDHGTSPTIENFTSDQRFFMSWTRSWRHKATVQALTHQVKSDPHAPGQFRAYAPVLNISGFHRAFSTKAGDKMYRNEAERIRIW, encoded by the coding sequence ATGAAAAAAACATTTCTAACTTGTAGCCTTGTGCTAGCGGTTTCGGGCTGTAGTAGCAGTTATCAATCTACCTTAACAGAAGGTGTGGATAATACGGTTGCCCCACAACAAGATTTTTATCGATTTGTAAACGGCAAATGGCTGGCAAAAGCACAAATTCCGGCAGATAGAACCTCATGGGGTACGTTAGCGGAATTAAATGAATTGAATGAACAACGTTCGATTAAATTCTTACACGCGGTTATTTCTGAGCCGAAATTTGCCAACGATGCGAAAGCCCAACGTTTAAAAGCGTTATATGAAACTTATACCGATTTAAATGCACGTGAACAAGCAGGGATTAGCCCGATTGCCAAAGATATTGAGCAAATTAAACAGATCAATACCTTTGCCGATTTAAAACGCTATTTGATTGAAGAAACCAAAGCCGGTAATGAAGTGCTATTCGGTTGGTCGGTATTTGCTCACTTAAAAAATTCTCGCCAAAACGGGGTTTATTTAAGCAATGTAGATTTAGGTTTAAGTAACGATTATTTCCAAAAAGATACGCCGGAAAACCGTGCTACCTTGAAACTTTATCAAGAATATATTGCCCAGATTTTAAGCTATGCTAAAGTCGAAAATCCGGCGACAAAAGCCAAAGCGATTGTCGCTTACGAAAAAGCGATTGCGAAAACGTTGTTTACTAATGAAGAAGATCGTGACATCCAAAAACGTTACAACCCAACCAATATGACACAGCTTAATAGGCTGAGTAAAAATATTGATTTAGCTCAGTATTTGCAAGCGGTTGGCGTGGAAACCGATGAGGTAATTTTATATGAACCTCGTTATTTCCAAGCGTTGGATCAGCTTATCAATCCGCAAAATTTAGCGGTAATTAAAGACTACTTATTATTCCGCACTTTATCAGACAACGCCCCTTACTTGAACAAAGCAATGGATGATGTTCGTTTTGAGTTTTATGGCAAAAAATTAGTGGGTCAAAAACAGCAACGTCCGTTAGAAAAACGTGCGTTAGCCACGATAAATAGCTGGCTCGGACAAGAATTTGCACAGTTTTATGTGGCGGAATTTTTCCCACAATCAGCAAAAAATGATGTGTTGGAAATGGCGAAGTATTTAGTTAAAGCCTATCATCATCGTATTGATAACTTAGCTTGGATGTCGGCGGAAACCAAACAAAAAGCGAAAGCTAAATTAGATAAGTTTATTGTCGAGGTCGGTTATCCTAACAAATGGCGCGACTACAGTAACTTAACCCTTAAAACCGTGGCGCAAGGCGGTACGCTCTACGCCAATATGCAACAAATTGCCAAATGGAGTTACGACTATAATCTTGCCAAAGTCGGCAAACCGGTTGATTTAAATGAATGGGGAATGTTACCGCAAGTGGTAAACGCTTCGTATAGCCCATTAATGAACCGTATTGTGTTCCCGGCTGGTATTTTACAAGCGCCGCTTTATAGCCAACAGGCAGATCCGGCGGTTAATTTTGGGGCAATCGGGGCGATTATCGGCCATGAAATCACCCACGGCTTTGATGATAGCGGTTCAAAATTTGACGGCGAAGGCAATCTAAAAGATTGGTGGACGGCAGACGACCGCAAAAAATTTGAAGCCTTGGCAGATAAATTAGTCGCACAATTTGATCAATTTGAAGTCGCACCGAAAGTTTTTGTCAACGGTCGTTTCACCTTAGGTGAAAACATTGCCGATTTAGGCGGTTTAAGTATCGCTTACGATGCGTTGAAATTGTATGAGCAAGATCACGGTACTAGCCCGACGATTGAAAACTTTACCAGTGATCAACGTTTCTTTATGAGTTGGACTCGCTCGTGGCGGCATAAAGCGACCGTGCAAGCGCTTACTCACCAAGTGAAAAGCGATCCGCACGCACCGGGGCAATTCCGTGCTTATGCACCGGTGTTGAATATTAGCGGCTTCCATCGTGCGTTTAGCACTAAAGCCGGCGATAAAATGTATCGTAATGAAGCGGAACGTATTCGTATTTGGTAA
- a CDS encoding zinc ribbon domain-containing protein: protein MALQRCPECRHKISESVIVCPHCGFSFQEADLAVYREKLEQRRLHNQELNRQNIKIQLFWLAVFSLVIIGASLLLN, encoded by the coding sequence ATGGCATTACAACGTTGCCCAGAGTGTCGACATAAAATTAGCGAGAGTGTTATCGTTTGCCCACATTGCGGTTTTTCATTTCAAGAAGCGGACTTAGCCGTTTATCGTGAGAAACTGGAACAGCGCCGTTTACATAATCAGGAACTTAATCGCCAAAATATCAAGATACAGCTCTTTTGGTTAGCGGTATTTAGTCTTGTGATTATCGGAGCGAGTTTATTGTTAAATTAA
- a CDS encoding deoxyribose-phosphate aldolase: MKKFSFTLLATVALATCTQDFYADKGNATILDSKTLSQDTVQLTVKKDNGELVTLTRKYDSHATVGARVNLAEKIEQQDSDLTTIRRYEFK; encoded by the coding sequence ATGAAAAAATTTTCTTTTACTCTATTAGCAACTGTAGCTTTAGCGACTTGTACGCAAGATTTCTATGCGGATAAAGGTAATGCCACAATTTTAGACAGTAAAACCTTATCTCAAGATACTGTTCAGTTAACTGTTAAAAAAGATAACGGTGAACTTGTAACCCTTACTCGTAAATATGATTCACACGCGACTGTAGGTGCACGAGTAAATCTTGCAGAGAAAATAGAACAGCAAGATTCGGATTTAACCACTATTCGTCGTTACGAATTTAAATAA